The following proteins come from a genomic window of Maribacter sp. HTCC2170:
- a CDS encoding VOC family protein, with the protein MVFEHFALNVNDIHFVVKWYIDNLGLVVVDQQEKPPFMTFLADSSERVVLELYHRPDELISNFKAQHPLTFHVAFVSEKAEEDKCRLLDKGASFVEEVVKNDGSLLVMLRDPWGMPLQLCQRAVAF; encoded by the coding sequence ATGGTCTTCGAACATTTTGCTTTAAACGTAAATGATATCCATTTTGTAGTTAAATGGTATATTGATAATCTGGGTCTTGTAGTTGTAGACCAGCAAGAAAAACCTCCTTTTATGACCTTTCTTGCAGATTCTTCTGAGAGAGTGGTTTTGGAGCTTTATCATAGGCCCGATGAGCTTATTAGCAATTTCAAAGCCCAGCATCCATTGACATTCCACGTGGCTTTTGTTTCAGAAAAAGCTGAAGAAGATAAATGTCGTTTATTGGATAAAGGCGCTTCTTTTGTCGAAGAAGTAGTGAAAAATGATGGCAGTCTTCTAGTTATGTTGCGAGACCCTTGGGGAATGCCTTTACAACTATGTCAGCGTGCGGTGGCTTTCTAA
- the serS gene encoding serine--tRNA ligase, with translation MLQLQAIRENRDRLEIALKKRNIDATQIFENVVQLDEKRRATQSELDNTLAESNRLSKEIGELFKSGRAQDANVLKEKTSGLKEESKRLGEELNTTAEELQNLLYQIPNIPHDLVPAGNSENDNEEIFKEGTVPTLSAEAIPHWELAKKYDIIDFELGVKITGAGFPVYKGKGARLQRALIAYFLDKNTEAGYTEMQVPLLVNEASGYGTGQLPDKEGQMYHVGADDLYLIPTAEVPVTNIFRDVILNESDFPICYTGYTPCFRREAGSYGAHVRGLNRLHQFDKVEIVRVEHPSKSYEALDGMVEHVKTILRELKLPYRILRLCGGDLGFTAALTYDFEVFSTAQDRWLEISSVSNFEAYQANRLKLRFKDENGKNNLAHTLNGSSLALPRVLAGILENYQTPEGIKIPEVLVPYCGFDIIN, from the coding sequence ATGCTACAATTACAGGCAATTCGAGAGAATAGGGATAGATTAGAGATCGCTCTTAAAAAAAGAAACATTGACGCCACCCAAATATTTGAGAACGTAGTTCAATTAGATGAGAAAAGGCGTGCCACCCAATCCGAGCTAGACAACACCTTAGCCGAATCCAATAGGCTGTCTAAAGAAATTGGCGAACTTTTCAAAAGCGGAAGAGCTCAAGATGCAAATGTTCTTAAAGAAAAGACCAGCGGATTAAAAGAAGAGTCAAAACGTTTGGGAGAGGAACTTAATACTACTGCTGAGGAGTTACAGAATTTACTTTATCAAATACCTAACATTCCACACGATTTAGTACCTGCAGGTAACTCTGAAAATGATAATGAAGAGATTTTCAAAGAAGGGACAGTGCCTACCTTGTCGGCTGAGGCAATACCACATTGGGAGCTGGCAAAGAAATATGACATTATTGACTTTGAACTTGGTGTAAAAATCACTGGTGCCGGTTTTCCTGTATACAAAGGTAAAGGTGCGCGATTGCAACGTGCATTGATCGCTTATTTTTTAGATAAAAACACAGAAGCCGGTTATACTGAGATGCAAGTACCACTTCTTGTGAATGAGGCTTCAGGTTATGGCACAGGACAATTGCCCGACAAAGAAGGTCAAATGTACCATGTTGGCGCCGATGACCTCTACTTGATTCCTACGGCAGAAGTACCTGTAACCAATATTTTTAGGGATGTTATTTTAAATGAAAGTGATTTTCCTATTTGTTATACGGGTTACACACCTTGTTTCAGAAGAGAAGCAGGTAGCTATGGCGCCCACGTTCGTGGATTAAATCGTTTACATCAATTTGATAAAGTAGAAATTGTTCGTGTTGAACATCCTTCAAAATCTTATGAAGCTTTAGACGGAATGGTTGAGCACGTCAAAACCATTTTACGTGAGTTGAAATTGCCATACAGAATTTTGCGTCTTTGTGGCGGAGATCTTGGTTTTACGGCTGCCTTGACCTATGATTTCGAAGTATTCTCTACCGCACAAGACCGCTGGTTAGAGATTAGTTCAGTTTCCAATTTTGAGGCCTACCAAGCCAATAGGTTAAAACTTAGGTTCAAAGATGAAAATGGGAAAAACAATTTGGCCCATACTTTAAACGGCAGTTCTTTGGCATTACCGAGGGTTTTGGCTGGTATCCTTGAGAACTATCAAACACCAGAAGGCATAAAAATCCCGGAAGTACTGGTTCCATATTGTGGATTCGATATAATCAATTAA
- a CDS encoding tetratricopeptide repeat protein — protein sequence MSLVIFVLFFSQIVLSQDDFLAKQYFNDGDFEKAVVFFEKLVETNPRRTDYIEGLIACYQQLERYKEAEDYLIQKINESNFYPIFLVELGHNHSLQNQTEKASEYYEKALTKIDENPNFGYSIAFRFQKYSLLKYALKAYSRAMELNPKLDFNYQLARIYGEQGDVDKMYGSYLNLLVNGKTSKSNVLRSIDDFISSDPENENNIILKKLLLQNAQQNPDVLWNDLLSWLFVQQKQYNSAFRQEKAIFRRMQGGSIQRLISLGNLALDDSEKEIARAIYGYVSEKSADEVTRLNAQLSLIDIQLMDAKEKTLVEVEKRYKALVETHGYKNQTLQLQIAYANFLTFRRDTPQPAIDILKNCLELPLNARGNAYIKLALGDILVYDKKFNQALIYFSQIQKKLKNDVLGQNARFKVAQTSFYKGDFDWSLTQLKVLRGSTSQLIANDAMQLSLLISDNSLEDSTQTALKKYARADLLAYQNKTKEAITALDDILQNHKGEKIEDEALLKQGELLVSIKDYDAAKFNYQKIIEFYTSDILADDAYFALGELYRNVLNEPEKAKEHYEKIIYNYQDSYYFPQARKNFRLLRGDSIN from the coding sequence TTGTCCTTGGTCATTTTTGTTTTATTCTTTTCGCAGATTGTATTATCGCAAGATGATTTTTTAGCGAAACAGTATTTTAATGATGGGGATTTTGAAAAGGCAGTTGTGTTTTTTGAAAAATTAGTTGAAACAAACCCAAGAAGAACTGATTATATAGAGGGTTTGATTGCCTGTTATCAGCAATTGGAACGTTATAAAGAAGCTGAGGATTACTTAATTCAAAAGATAAATGAAAGTAATTTTTATCCTATATTTCTTGTTGAACTTGGGCATAACCATTCGCTTCAAAACCAGACTGAAAAAGCCAGCGAATATTATGAAAAAGCATTGACCAAAATTGATGAAAATCCTAATTTCGGCTATAGTATTGCCTTTCGCTTTCAGAAATATTCCCTTCTAAAATATGCTTTAAAGGCTTATTCAAGAGCCATGGAATTAAATCCGAAACTGGATTTCAACTATCAATTGGCCCGTATCTATGGGGAACAAGGGGATGTTGATAAAATGTACGGTTCGTATTTGAACTTACTTGTTAATGGTAAAACGTCAAAATCAAATGTTTTGAGAAGTATTGATGATTTTATTTCTTCCGATCCCGAAAACGAAAACAATATAATACTCAAAAAACTATTGCTTCAAAACGCCCAGCAAAACCCCGACGTACTTTGGAACGATTTGCTAAGCTGGCTATTTGTACAACAAAAACAGTATAATAGTGCTTTTAGACAAGAGAAAGCCATTTTTAGAAGAATGCAAGGAGGTTCTATTCAGCGCTTGATTAGTCTTGGGAATTTGGCCCTGGATGATAGTGAAAAGGAAATCGCAAGAGCCATTTATGGGTACGTCTCTGAAAAATCAGCCGATGAGGTCACAAGATTGAATGCACAATTGAGTTTGATTGATATTCAATTAATGGATGCCAAAGAAAAAACGTTGGTCGAGGTTGAAAAACGATATAAGGCCTTAGTCGAAACCCATGGGTATAAAAATCAGACCTTACAGTTACAGATTGCTTATGCCAATTTTTTAACCTTTAGACGAGACACTCCCCAGCCGGCAATTGACATTCTTAAAAACTGTTTGGAATTGCCTTTGAATGCACGTGGTAACGCCTACATTAAACTAGCATTGGGAGATATTTTGGTTTACGACAAAAAGTTTAATCAGGCTTTGATTTATTTTTCGCAAATACAAAAAAAACTAAAAAACGATGTTCTTGGTCAGAATGCCAGGTTCAAAGTCGCCCAAACGAGTTTTTATAAAGGTGATTTTGACTGGTCACTTACGCAATTGAAAGTTCTTCGAGGTTCTACCTCCCAGCTAATTGCCAATGATGCCATGCAATTGAGTTTGTTGATCTCAGACAATTCATTGGAGGATTCAACGCAAACGGCATTAAAAAAATATGCCCGTGCAGACCTATTGGCGTATCAAAACAAGACAAAAGAGGCAATCACCGCATTGGACGATATTCTTCAAAATCATAAGGGGGAGAAGATTGAAGATGAAGCTTTACTCAAACAAGGGGAGCTACTCGTTAGCATAAAAGACTATGATGCAGCAAAATTCAATTACCAAAAAATTATTGAATTCTATACCAGTGATATATTGGCCGATGACGCCTACTTTGCTTTGGGAGAGTTGTACAGGAATGTTTTGAATGAACCAGAGAAGGCAAAGGAGCACTATGAAAAAATCATCTACAATTATCAGGACAGTTATTATTTTCCCCAAGCACGTAAGAATTTTAGGTTGTTGCGGGGAGACAGTATAAATTAA
- a CDS encoding DUF4286 family protein: protein MYIYNVTTNIEESAHDQWLKWMNETHIPDVLATGKFLSAKMCKVLVEEDMGGVTYSVQFTTVDKETLLAYYKEDAPKLRNDAQQLFSNKFVSFRTELEVISEH, encoded by the coding sequence ATGTACATATATAACGTTACTACCAATATTGAAGAATCGGCCCACGACCAATGGTTAAAATGGATGAATGAAACCCATATTCCAGATGTATTGGCGACCGGTAAATTCCTGTCGGCCAAAATGTGCAAGGTTTTGGTTGAGGAAGATATGGGAGGTGTTACATATTCAGTACAGTTTACCACTGTTGACAAAGAAACGCTTTTGGCATACTACAAAGAAGATGCCCCCAAATTGAGGAATGATGCTCAACAATTGTTTTCCAATAAATTTGTTTCGTTCCGAACTGAACTTGAAGTCATTAGTGAACATTGA
- the rsmA gene encoding 16S rRNA (adenine(1518)-N(6)/adenine(1519)-N(6))-dimethyltransferase RsmA, protein MGKRKKKSSGSYKKNKKHYSEKGPVKAKKHLGQHFLKDESIAKQIAETLSFVGYKNVIEIGPGTGVLTKYLLQNEIDLVAMDLDSESIVYLNNNFALEHPEILGKKSSLKVVEADFLKYNLGLLFDSEPFAITGNFPYNISTQIVFKMLELKAQVPEFSGMFQKEVAERICASEGNKTYGILSVLTQAFYNADYLFTVEPEVFDPPPKVHSGVMRLVRKDDFELGCDERLFFRVVKTAFNQRRKTLRNSLKSFDLSNILKEDAIFDQRPEQLTVSEFIELAKKIADDTI, encoded by the coding sequence ATGGGAAAAAGAAAAAAGAAGAGTTCAGGTTCTTATAAGAAAAATAAAAAACACTACTCCGAAAAAGGGCCGGTAAAGGCTAAAAAACATCTGGGACAACATTTCTTAAAAGATGAATCAATTGCCAAACAGATAGCTGAAACTCTTTCGTTTGTTGGCTATAAAAATGTAATTGAAATTGGGCCAGGTACTGGAGTGCTTACAAAGTATCTACTTCAAAACGAAATTGACCTTGTGGCGATGGATTTAGACTCAGAATCAATAGTTTACCTCAATAACAATTTTGCTCTCGAGCACCCCGAAATCCTAGGCAAGAAAAGCAGTTTAAAAGTAGTTGAAGCAGATTTCCTAAAGTACAACTTAGGCCTATTGTTTGATTCAGAACCTTTCGCCATCACTGGAAATTTCCCTTATAACATTTCTACCCAAATCGTATTCAAAATGCTTGAGCTTAAAGCACAGGTGCCTGAATTTTCAGGAATGTTCCAAAAAGAGGTTGCAGAACGTATCTGTGCAAGCGAGGGCAATAAAACCTACGGTATTCTTTCGGTTTTAACTCAAGCCTTTTATAATGCCGATTATCTTTTCACCGTTGAACCGGAAGTCTTTGACCCACCGCCAAAAGTACATTCTGGAGTAATGCGTTTAGTGCGTAAGGATGATTTTGAACTTGGATGCGACGAAAGATTATTCTTTAGAGTAGTAAAAACAGCATTCAACCAAAGAAGAAAAACTTTACGAAATAGTTTAAAAAGCTTTGACCTTTCCAATATTCTCAAAGAAGATGCTATATTTGACCAACGCCCTGAACAATTGACCGTTTCGGAATTTATAGAGTTGGCAAAGAAGATAGCAGATGACACCATTTAA
- the mgtE gene encoding magnesium transporter produces MTPFKLTDELLEEIKQLIEDQQNAKLETLLEEVHYADIAEIVDELNEEESIYLIKLLDSDKTSDVLTELDEDVREVILNNLSVKEIAEELEELDTDDAADIVGELPDEIVQEVISEIEDKEHAKDIVDLLRYDEDSAGGLMAKELVKVRESWNVLTCVKEMRAQAENVTRVHSIYVVDDEDKLKGRLSLKDLLTTSTKSHISDIYIPKVDSVNVNEDSEEVAKIMSKYDLEAIPVVDAMGRLVGRITIDDIVDVIKEEAEKDYQMAAGISQDVEADDSIWDLTRARLPWLFLGLVGGVGAAAIMGRFEELISQHAILFYFTPLIAAMAGNVGVQSSAIIVQGLANDDLKGSVSNRLIKEVLLAALNGLILAAVLLLFTWAYKGDFLTALAISISLIVVIIVAGLIGTFIPLFLDKRGIDPAIATGPFITTSNDIFGILIYFWIAKMVLGI; encoded by the coding sequence ATGACACCATTTAAACTCACAGATGAGCTTCTTGAAGAGATTAAACAACTGATCGAGGACCAGCAAAACGCAAAGCTGGAAACTCTTTTGGAAGAGGTGCATTATGCCGATATCGCTGAAATTGTAGATGAGTTGAATGAGGAAGAATCCATTTACCTCATTAAACTACTGGATAGTGATAAAACCTCTGATGTACTTACTGAGCTAGATGAAGATGTAAGAGAGGTGATTCTAAATAATCTTTCTGTTAAAGAGATTGCAGAAGAGCTCGAAGAATTAGATACAGATGACGCAGCTGATATTGTTGGGGAACTTCCCGATGAAATTGTTCAAGAGGTTATTTCCGAAATCGAGGATAAGGAGCATGCCAAGGATATTGTGGACCTCCTACGTTATGATGAGGATTCTGCTGGTGGACTTATGGCAAAAGAATTGGTAAAAGTACGTGAGAGCTGGAATGTGCTGACATGCGTTAAGGAAATGCGCGCACAGGCCGAAAATGTTACACGCGTTCATTCTATTTATGTAGTAGATGATGAGGATAAATTAAAAGGTAGATTATCTTTAAAAGACCTGCTAACAACTTCAACAAAAAGTCATATTAGTGATATATACATTCCCAAAGTAGATTCGGTAAATGTAAATGAAGATTCAGAGGAAGTTGCCAAAATCATGTCTAAATATGATCTAGAGGCTATTCCCGTAGTAGATGCGATGGGGCGATTGGTAGGCCGAATAACGATTGACGACATTGTTGATGTTATTAAAGAAGAAGCTGAAAAAGATTACCAGATGGCAGCTGGTATCTCACAAGACGTCGAAGCAGATGATAGTATATGGGATTTAACCCGTGCTCGATTGCCATGGTTGTTCCTAGGTTTGGTAGGTGGCGTTGGGGCTGCGGCTATAATGGGTCGTTTTGAAGAACTGATCAGTCAACATGCTATATTATTCTATTTTACCCCATTAATTGCTGCCATGGCAGGTAATGTAGGTGTACAGTCAAGTGCTATAATAGTGCAGGGTCTTGCCAATGATGATTTAAAAGGAAGTGTAAGCAATCGACTAATAAAAGAAGTCTTATTAGCAGCACTGAATGGTCTAATTTTAGCTGCAGTACTCTTGCTTTTTACATGGGCCTATAAAGGAGATTTTTTAACTGCTCTGGCAATATCAATTTCGTTGATAGTAGTTATAATAGTTGCCGGACTTATTGGAACCTTTATTCCATTATTTCTTGATAAAAGAGGAATAGATCCTGCAATTGCCACTGGGCCATTTATTACAACGAGCAACGACATTTTCGGTATCTTGATTTACTTTTGGATTGCCAAAATGGTATTGGGGATTTAG
- a CDS encoding cupin domain-containing protein has protein sequence MKPINLKEKHAEFKAHWHPHQIAIVDNMQVLLAKIKGEFVWHSHEDEDELFQVLKGTLYMQFREKTVVVNEGEIIVVPKGVEHNPMTKNNEEVHVLLFEKLSTSHTGKVIDEKTKTEYPKI, from the coding sequence ATGAAACCCATCAACCTTAAAGAAAAACATGCCGAATTCAAAGCACATTGGCACCCACATCAGATTGCTATTGTGGATAATATGCAAGTACTCCTGGCTAAAATCAAAGGAGAATTTGTTTGGCATTCGCACGAAGATGAAGACGAGCTTTTTCAGGTTTTGAAAGGAACCCTGTATATGCAGTTTAGAGAAAAGACAGTTGTTGTTAATGAAGGTGAAATCATAGTTGTTCCCAAGGGTGTGGAACATAATCCCATGACCAAAAATAACGAAGAAGTTCATGTGCTTCTTTTCGAAAAACTAAGCACTTCGCATACGGGAAAAGTGATAGATGAAAAAACCAAGACCGAATACCCGAAAATATAA
- a CDS encoding 2-hydroxyacid dehydrogenase, translated as MKVLHVDTNHPLLLKQFEVLGFKNDEDYSSSKEQIEHRIGEYDGITIRSRFTIDKEFIKKAKNLKFIGRVGAGLENIDVAYAKKKNIFLAAAPEGNRNAVGEHTLGMLLSLFNNLNKANLEVRNGKWDREGNRGVELDGKTVGIIGYGNMGKAFAKKLRGFDVEVLCYDIVGGVGDENARQVGIMELQQKTDVLSLHVPQTPETTGMINNNFITAFQKPFWLLNTARGKCVVTQDLVTNLKSKNILGAGLDVLEYEKTSFENMFDDNSLPEAFKYLTKSENVLFTPHVAGWTVESKEKLAQTIVDKIKERFC; from the coding sequence ATGAAAGTATTGCATGTAGATACAAACCACCCTTTATTACTAAAGCAATTTGAGGTGCTTGGTTTTAAAAATGATGAAGATTATTCATCATCCAAAGAACAAATAGAACACAGAATAGGCGAATATGACGGAATTACTATACGCAGTAGGTTCACGATTGACAAAGAATTTATCAAAAAGGCCAAAAATCTAAAGTTTATTGGCCGAGTGGGTGCAGGACTTGAGAACATTGACGTCGCCTATGCCAAAAAGAAGAATATATTTTTAGCTGCTGCTCCTGAAGGAAACCGAAATGCCGTGGGCGAACACACGCTGGGTATGTTATTATCCCTATTTAACAATTTGAACAAGGCAAACTTGGAAGTTAGAAATGGTAAATGGGATAGGGAAGGAAACCGAGGAGTTGAACTAGATGGCAAAACCGTGGGTATCATCGGCTATGGGAATATGGGAAAGGCATTTGCCAAAAAATTAAGGGGATTTGATGTAGAAGTCCTGTGTTATGATATTGTTGGTGGCGTTGGTGATGAAAACGCTCGACAGGTTGGTATAATGGAGCTTCAACAAAAAACGGATGTCTTAAGTCTGCATGTTCCCCAGACGCCCGAAACAACTGGTATGATTAACAACAATTTCATTACGGCTTTTCAAAAACCATTCTGGCTATTGAACACTGCTAGGGGTAAATGTGTTGTTACCCAAGATTTAGTAACCAATCTTAAATCTAAGAATATATTGGGCGCAGGTTTAGATGTGCTCGAATATGAAAAAACATCATTTGAAAATATGTTCGATGATAATTCCCTTCCAGAGGCGTTCAAATATTTGACCAAATCAGAAAATGTATTGTTCACACCGCACGTAGCAGGTTGGACTGTTGAAAGCAAAGAAAAGCTTGCACAAACCATTGTTGATAAAATCAAAGAAAGATTTTGTTAA
- a CDS encoding DUF1801 domain-containing protein: MQSNATSPQQYIKELPEDRKKVITKIRQTILNNLPKGFEEQMSYGMLGFVVPHSIYPDGYHCNPDLPLPFMNLASQKHFVSLYHSGIYASAELMNWFVDEYPKRVKTKLDMGKSCVRFKNMNNIPYELIGELCSKMNVEDWIALYEKNIKKA, encoded by the coding sequence ATGCAATCTAATGCAACATCACCCCAACAATACATCAAGGAACTTCCAGAAGACCGTAAAAAGGTCATTACAAAGATAAGGCAGACTATTCTTAACAATTTACCCAAGGGTTTTGAGGAACAGATGAGTTACGGCATGTTGGGTTTTGTTGTACCACATAGTATTTATCCAGATGGTTACCATTGTAACCCAGACCTACCACTACCCTTTATGAATCTTGCTTCGCAAAAGCACTTTGTTTCTCTTTATCATTCCGGGATCTATGCAAGTGCTGAATTAATGAACTGGTTTGTAGATGAATACCCTAAACGTGTAAAAACAAAATTAGACATGGGCAAGAGTTGCGTGCGGTTCAAAAACATGAATAACATTCCGTATGAGCTTATTGGCGAGCTATGTTCTAAAATGAATGTTGAGGATTGGATAGCCCTATATGAGAAAAACATCAAAAAAGCATAG
- a CDS encoding VOC family protein: MKNRVTGLGGFFFKTKNPNEVKEWYKNHLGLNTNQYGCTFWWKDKEGNDCSTQWSPMNEDTKYFDPSEKQFMMNFRVENLVELLKVLKEEGVTVVGEIEEYEYGKFGWILDPEGNKLELWEPIDQAFL, from the coding sequence ATGAAGAATAGAGTAACAGGCTTAGGAGGGTTTTTCTTTAAGACCAAGAATCCCAACGAGGTAAAGGAATGGTACAAAAACCATTTAGGATTGAACACGAATCAATACGGCTGTACATTCTGGTGGAAAGACAAAGAAGGGAATGATTGTTCTACACAATGGAGTCCCATGAATGAGGACACCAAATACTTTGACCCCAGTGAAAAACAATTCATGATGAATTTTAGGGTTGAAAACCTTGTGGAATTGCTCAAAGTGCTAAAGGAGGAAGGTGTTACTGTAGTTGGTGAGATTGAGGAATATGAGTATGGCAAATTTGGTTGGATTTTAGATCCTGAAGGCAATAAATTGGAGCTATGGGAACCAATTGACCAAGCCTTCCTTTGA
- a CDS encoding TM2 domain-containing protein yields the protein MSEENKDLGDKAEDALDSAKETAKDLGEKASEKFDDAKEATKEFAEDAKEKASDFADDAKETAKEFTESAKEAFGGAGGDNKKMLAGILAIVLGALGVHKFILGYTKEGIIMLAVTLVLGFFTCGIGASLMGLLGLVEGILYLTKSDEEFYNTYQVGQKPWF from the coding sequence ATGTCAGAAGAAAATAAAGATTTAGGAGATAAGGCAGAAGATGCATTGGATAGTGCAAAGGAAACTGCAAAGGATTTAGGCGAAAAAGCCAGTGAAAAATTCGATGACGCAAAAGAAGCAACCAAAGAATTTGCTGAGGACGCTAAAGAAAAGGCAAGTGATTTTGCCGATGATGCAAAAGAAACCGCAAAAGAATTCACCGAAAGTGCCAAAGAAGCCTTTGGTGGTGCCGGTGGTGATAATAAAAAAATGTTGGCAGGGATCTTAGCTATTGTTCTCGGTGCGTTAGGAGTACATAAATTTATATTGGGCTATACCAAAGAAGGAATAATCATGCTCGCCGTAACCCTAGTGCTAGGTTTTTTTACCTGTGGTATCGGTGCATCATTAATGGGTCTTTTAGGTCTAGTAGAAGGCATATTGTATTTAACCAAATCTGACGAGGAGTTCTACAACACTTATCAGGTTGGTCAAAAACCTTGGTTCTAA
- a CDS encoding ArsR/SmtB family transcription factor — MGITKTQIFDKKQNELAIIFKALANPARIAILQYISTRSECICNDIVEEIGLAQPTISQHLKELKSINLIEGEISGKKVCYCINLKKWKEIQDLLNSFFDKTKFNCC, encoded by the coding sequence ATGGGGATAACCAAAACACAGATTTTCGATAAAAAACAGAACGAGCTGGCAATCATTTTCAAAGCTTTGGCCAATCCGGCCAGGATAGCCATTCTCCAATACATAAGCACCCGAAGCGAATGTATATGCAATGATATTGTAGAGGAAATTGGTTTGGCACAACCCACGATTTCCCAGCATTTGAAAGAACTCAAAAGTATTAACCTTATAGAAGGCGAAATCAGTGGTAAAAAAGTCTGCTATTGTATTAATCTTAAAAAATGGAAGGAAATTCAAGACCTTTTGAACTCCTTTTTTGATAAAACTAAATTTAATTGTTGTTAA